A segment of the Thermodesulfobacteriota bacterium genome:
AATATGGGGGTGTGCTGGTTTTAGGGACAGCTACCGATACATTTGATGTAACCGGTAAGATCGTGGCCGTTTCAGATGTGCCCGATATAACCTTTAATGAACTGCAACAGGTGGTTGCTGAGTTTACCGGGGTCATAAAACAGGTTCCCCCGCCTTTTTCGGCGGTAAAATTCAAGGGGAGACCTCTTTATCACTGGGCCAGACGGGGAGTTTTCATAGAGAAAGAGGCGCGCGAGGTTACCATCAAAGAACTGACGGTAGAGAAGGCCGCTTCTCCTGAGGTATCTTTTAAAGTGGTTTGTTCTAAAGGGACCTATGTGCGGAGCTTGGTCCATGATATAGGCCAAAGAATCGGTTGCGGCGCATACTTAAAGGAGTTACGGAGGCTGCGCAGCGGCCCTTTCACCATCGAACAGGCCGTCGCTGTTGAAGCCGTTGAGGATAAATATCTGCTCCCGGTTTCGGACGTCCTCGGCTATTTGCCCGGGGTGGAGGTAGATGAACCCCAGGCCAGGGAGGTACAACAGGGGCGGGAATTATTCCTGAAAAAGACAGAAGTCGCATCCGGATGCAGAAAAGCAGGCCGGCCGTGGGTCAGGATTCTCTCCAGGTATGGCGACCTCCTGGCTATATATACATGGCGTGATAACAGCGGGGATTTAAAGCCTGTTCGTGTTTTTAAAGGATTATAGTAACTACATCTAACCTTATTATTTTACAGGGAAGGGGGTACAGACGTTGATTGGGATCGAACAAAAAAAAGGGATCATTGAGCGGTTCAAGCTCCATGGTACGGATACGGGCTCACCAGAGGTGCAAATCGCCCTCTTGAGCGAACGCATCGGCTACCTGACCGAACACTTTAAGGTCCATAAAAAGGACCACGCCTCTCGCCGCGGGTTGCTCAAACTGGTGGGCCAGAGAAGACGCTTGCTCAATTATCTTAGAAAGATAAATGTTGAGCGATACCGCGATGTAATAGCTAAGCTGGGCATCCGCAAGTAGCTTAGAAATAAATGATTTGGAGATAAGAGAAGATGATGAAACGCTTTTCAACCGAGCTCTCAGGGAGAGTTCTTACTATTGAAGCCGGTAAGGTGGCCAAGCAGGCCGGCGGCGCGGTTACTGTATCCTATGGGGATACGGTGGTGCTGGTAACGGCCGTGGGTTCCGACCTGGCGCGGGAGGGTATAGATTTTTTACCCCTCACTGTGGACTACCATGAGATGCTGTATGCTGCGGGCAGGATTCCCGGGAGTTTTTTCCGCCGGGAGATCGGCCGTCCCAGCGAGAAGGAGACGCTTACTTCAAGGCTCATTGACCGGCCCTTAAGGCCCCTTTTTCCGAAGGGGTATCGCTATGAAACCCAGATCATTGCTACCGTGCTTTCGGTGGATCAAGAAAATGAGCCGGATATACTGGCTCTGATCGGGGCTTCGGCAGCCCTGGAAATGTCCGGTATCCCTTTTGCCGGCCCTATAGCCGGTGTGCGGGTTGGGCGGATTAATGGGCAACTGGTGCTTAATCCTACCTCCGCCCAACTGGCGGATTCAGATATCAACATTGTGGTAGCGGGAAGTAAGGATGCCATTGTTATGGTCGAAGGCGGCGGCCAGATCGTCCCTGAAGAGGTAATGATGGAGGCCATATTTTTCGCGCATGAGGGGTTGCAGCCTATCCTGCAGTTGCAGGCCGAGCTCAGGGAGGCCGTCGGCAAACCCAAGAGGGTGGTTCCTGAGGTAGTGGAGGATGAGGCCCTTAAGGCCCGTGTTATGGAGATAGCCGGAGACGATCTTCTCCAGGCTATTACTATTGGCGCTAAAATGGAACGCGGAGAGCGGCTACGGGCCATTGAGCAAAGGGTCGTGTCAGCGCTTCTGCCGGATCACGAGGGGCGGGAAGGAGAGATCAAAAAACTCTTTTATGCCCTGGAGAAAGAGACCGTCCGGGCCATGATCGTGAAAGAAAAAAGGCGTATCGATGGCCGCGGATTTAAAGATATCCGGCCTATATCCTGTGAAGTCGGCGTGCTGCCGAGGACGCATGGTTCAGCCCTCTTTACCCGCGGCGAGACCCAGATTATGGCGGTTACTACCCTGGGAACGTCTGAAGACGAACAGCGGATTGAATCATTGAACGGGACAACCTTTAGGCGGTTCATGCTGCACTACAATTTCCCGCCCTTTTGTGTGGGCGAAGTGCGTATGATGCGGGGGCCCGGGCGACGGGACATAGGTCATGGGGCGCTGGCGGAAAGGGCCATCACAGTAGTTTTACCCACTCAAGAGGAATTCCCTTATACCATCCGCCTGGTGTCTGATGTGCTGGAATCAAATGGTTCTTCCTCTATGGCCACGATTTGCGGCGGGTCTTTATCTCTTATGGATGCGGGTGTGCCCATAAAGACCATGGTGGCCGGGATTGCCATGGGGTTGATAAAGGAGGGAGAAGAGATTATCGTCCTGACGGATATCCTTGGAGACGAGGACCACCTTGGAGATATGGACTTCAAGGTAGCCGGCACCGACCAGGGGATTACCGCCCTTCAGATGGATATCAAAATCAAGGGCCTGACCAGGGAGATCATGAAGACAGCCCTGGAACAGGCCAGGGAAGCGCGGCTTTTCATCCTCGGAAAGATGTGTGAGGTAATCCGGCAGCCACGCGAGGCCCTGTCCATATATGCCCCGAAGATCGTCACCATCCATATCAACCAGGATAAAATAAGGGACATCATCGGCCCGGGTGGAAAGGTGATCAGGCAGATTACCGGTGAAACCGGGGCTAAAATCGAAGTGGAGGACGACGGCAGTGTCCGGATCATTTCTCCTAATGATGAAGTTCTGGAACGCGCCCTTGCATGGATTAAGGATATCGTTCGTGAACCGGAGGTCGGGGAGTTATACCTGGGCAAGGTCAAAAAGATCATGGATTTTGGCGCTTTTGTGGAGATATTGCCCGGGCTTGACGGCCTCGTACATATCTCGCAACTTGACACACAGCGTGTAAATAAAGTCACCGATATCCTCCACGAAGGCGACGAGGTCATGGTGAAGGTCATAGAAATCGACAATCAGGGCAAGGTCAAGCTGAGCCGCAAGGCCGCCCTGGGACAGACCGCTAAACCAGTTGTTTAAAATGGAACGCAAGGCCTGAACTGACGTGTATCGCAAGACTATCCTCGACAATGGAATCAGGGTGGTTACGGAACATATTCCGTATGTGCGCTCTGTTTCCATGGGTATCTGGGTAACCGTGGGGTCACGCGATGAAGCGAAAGAAAATAACGGCATTTCTCATTTCATCGAACACATGATCTTCAAGGGGACGGCCAAGAGGTCAGCCCTCCAGATAGCCAAGGAGTTGGATGCCGTCGGCGGTATGTCCAATGCCTTCACCTCCCGTGAGAACACCTGCTTTCACGCCCGGGTCTTAGACACCCACGTGGATGTCATTATCGATCTCCTCTCAGATATTTTTTTGAACTCTCTGTTTGATCCGGCGGAAACAGAGAAGGAGCGACAGGTCATACTACAGGAAATCAGCATGGTAGAGGACACGCCGGACGACTATATCCATGACCTTTTCAGCAGCCTTTTTTGGGGTGACAACCCTCTTGGTTTTTCTGTGCTGGGGACCGCCCAGAACGTCACGCAGATAGATTCCCAGACCATACATAAGTACTTGCACAAGACATATTTGCCGGACAAGATCGTCGTTGCGGCTGCCGGCAACCTGGAACATGATGCCTTTCTGGAACAGGTGAGGCGGGCGTTTTCCATTGTGCCCGGCCGGAACGGTGTGCCTAAACGTGTGACCCCCGCCGTAACATCCCGTCTGGCGGTCCATCCCAAAAAATGTGAACAGGTTAATCTGATTTTAGGGACAAAAAGCTGTTCGGCAACAGATAGCCGCCGATACGCCTGTATGCTTCTAAATATTATACTGGGCGGCAGTATGAGCTCCCGGCTCTTTCAGGAAATCAGAGAACGCCGGGGACTGGCTTATACCATTTACTCCTTTATCTCCTCGTATATGGACACGGGTCTTTCGGGTATCTATGCCGGGGTAAGCAGGAAAAATGCCGTCCAGACTATAGAACTGATTCTGCGTGAGATACGAAATATCAAGAAAAACTCTGTTGATGAGGCGGAACTGGCCAGCGCCAAAGAGCATTTAAAGGGCGGCCTGCTATTGGCCGCGGAAAGTTCTGATAACCGTATGACCAGGCTGGCCAAGAACGAAATACATTTCGGCCATTTTATAACCTATGATGATCTGATAACAGAGATAGATGCCGTAACCAGAGAAGACATCGCCATGCTTGCCCAGGAGTATCTTTCATCAGAGACATTGACTCTGACGGTCCTGGGGCCTGTTTCTGAAAAAGATATTCCAGAAGATATCCTTTCCTTGTAACCTCCGGTCGCACACGCCTAGGATGTAAGAAGTCGCTGAGGACGCGGTAATACAATGGGCGATAGTCAATAGTCGGCAGTCGATAGCTGAAAGCTCAAAGCCGAAGGCTGAAAGCCTTAAAACCAGATAAACCAGACAAACCACGGACCACGGACAACGGACAACGGACAACGGACTACGAACCACGGACAATACGTACTCAGCGGTGAAAAGGTTTTTTACGAATTGGTCGAGTAAGGTTCAGAGGAAAAATATGGATGACACCATCCGAATAAAAGTAAGACGCGTAAGACCGGGAAAAGACGCCGATATACCGTTGCCCCGTTACATGACGGAGCATGCCTCAGGTATGGATGTTCACGCCGCAGTGGATAGCGAGGTATCCATTTCACCTGGAGAGGTTTGTCTTGTCCCAACCGGCCTGTCTGTGTCCATTCCCCCTGGTTTTGAATTCCAGGTTCGCCCCCGGAGCGGTTTGGCGGTCAAACACGGGATCGGAATCATAAATGCCCCGGGGACTATTGATGCGGACTACAGGGGCGAAGTCTGCGTGGCCTTGATTAATTTCGGCAAAAGGCCGTTTGTCATTAAACGCGGAGAGCGCATCGCCCAGATGGTTTTAGGCCGGGTCCACCGGGCCGATCTGGAGCTGGTAGATGAGCTTGACCCCAGCGCCCGCAACACCGGCGGTTTTGGACATACCGGCCGATAAATACCAACCCATTCTCTAATATCCCCGCCTGCCATTCTCCTTCTACGCCTACTCCCTCCCCTTGATGTCGTCTACCTGTGCGCCGTGCCTGCCGGCAGGCAGGACCGGTCATGATTTGCCCTTGATCTTTAATATAATTCCCATATATCAGGCTGAATGCTGATTGCTGAGCGCTGACTGCCTCATCCTGAACACAAGGTTTCCGGATGGGAACTATATAATGACAATCCGGCGAAATTTGTGCTATAAGGACCTAATTTAGTTCTCATATGGCGAGTCTCTGTCTTTGCTGGTAGCAAGGTAACGTTGAAGGTGGTGGAGGTTAGTGTTTAAGGCATGATTTGATGGAAGCATTTCCGGAGTTGGATTCTGCTGCTATCTCTAATATTTTACAAGAGCTTAAACGTCAAGGGAAAATCAAATTTTCAGGACCTTCAAAATCCGGATATTGGGAACTTACTAAGTAATTAAATCTATTTTTACGTTAGTTGTCGGCGTATTTTTGAATTACTGTTTAAATTCAGGCAGTTATAATTCATGAAATTAAATCTATTTTAAATCTAAAATACATTGAGAAGGGTTATGGATCTCCATCCAAAATTTGTGTTTATAAGAGCAAGATTAAAGACCTGACTCCTTATTTTGGCGCAAAAATTACATTTAATTTAACATATGTAATTTTTTTGAGATAAACTTACATATAAAACTCTGTAGGTAACAAAAACAACATGGCAAAGGCTTTTTTAAGTCAGGACTTAGGCATCTTAAAGGAACTGACCGGATTCAAAAGGAATAGGCTTTTTATGTTTCATGAGTATCTGGAGCTGTTTGAGAAATAAGGATAAACGATACGAAAGGAAACCTAAAAACAAAACGGGTAATCTCCATGTCGTGTAAGAGGTCGAAAAATGTAACCGAGCCATCCGGATTGCTAGGGTGTGATGCCAGGAGAAAGAATATTTATTTCTCTTTATTTCTATAGTGGTTAGTGTCGACTGATTCTCGCCTGATGGGCTTTTAGAGGGGCAAATGACGACCGAAGAAAAGGCGCCGGTTTCTATTGAAGTGGTTCAGCGGCAGATAATCGTTATTCGTGGCGAAAAAGTTATGCTGGACCGGGACCTGGCTGAACTGTATGGAGTGGAAACGAAGCAGTTGAAGCGCGCCGTTCGAAGGAACATAGACCGATTTCCGCCGGACTTTATGTTTGAACTCACCAAAGAAGAGTACGATGCTTTAAGGCGCCAATTTGGCGCCTTAAAAAGGGGCGAACACGCAAAATATCTGCCGATAGCCTTCACCGAACAAGGCGTGGCCATGTTATCATCCGTGCTCAATAGTAAACGGGCCATTGAGGTAAACATATTAATCATGCGGGCCTTCGTGCAGCTTCGTCAGATGATATCTTCGCATAAAGATTTGCTGCGTAAGGTGGAAGAAATAGAAAAGAAATATGACGAGCAATTTCAGGTGGTATTTGAGGCCATCAAGCAATTGATGATTCCAACTGAGAAGCCGAAGAGGAGGATCGGGTTTTAAATAGAGAGGGCTCGTTCCTTAAAGTTATAATTTTAGGCCGTTCCCCTTCACTTTTCCGAGGAACCAAGGACCACTGCATGAGCAACAACAACCTGAACTGGATTGCCAACTTTATCTGGGGCATCGCGGACGACGTCCTGAGAGACGTCTATGTTCGCGGGAAGTATCGGGACGTCATCCTGCCCATGGTCGTCATTCGTCGGCTTGACGCCGTGCTGGAACCGACGAAGCAGGCCGTGCTGGGTATGAAGAAGACACTCGATGACGCCGGCATTACCAACCAGGACGCTGCCCTGCGGCAGGCATCGGGCCAAGCTTTTTACAACGCATCCGCTTTCACGTTACGGGACTTGCGAGGCCGCGCCAAGGCGCAGCAGCTCAAGGCTGACTTTGAGGCCTACCTCGATGGCTTCTCGCCCAACGTCCAGGAGATACTCGACAAGTTCAAGTTCCGCAACCAGATTCCCACGCTGGTTGATGCCGACATTCTCGGCAGCCTGATCGAGAAGTTCCTCGACCATTCGATCAATCTCGGCCCCCTGCCCGTGCTGAATACTGATGGTACAGAGCGCCTCTCGGCGCTTGATAACCACGGAATGGGCACGATCTTTGAGGAATTGATCCGCCGCTTCAACGAGGAGAATAATGAAGAGGCCGGCGAGCATTTTACTCCACGCGACGTGGTGAGGCTGATGGCGGATCTCATCTTCCTGCCCATCGCCGATCAGATTGAGTCCGGCACCTACCTGGTGTATGACGGCGCCTGCGGCACGGGTGGCATGCTGACCGTGGCCGAGGAGCGGCTCGGCGAATTGGCCGGCGAGCACGGCAAGGAAGTCTCCATCCACCTCTTCGGCCAGGAGGTGAACCCCGAGACATACGCCATTACCAAAGCCGATTTGCTGCTCAAGGGCGAAGGCGAAGAGGCCGAGAACTTTCGCCTCGGTTCGACGTTGTCGCAAGACGGCTTTCCCGCCCGCGAGTTTGACTTCATGCTCTCCAATCCGCCCTACGGCAAGAGCTGGAAGACCGACCTCGAACGTATGGGTGGCAAGGCGGAAATGCGTGACCCGCGCTACATAATCGAGCACGCAGGCGATCCGGAGTTCAGCCTCATCACCCGCTCCAGCGACGGTCAACTGATGTTCCTGGTGAACAAGCTGGCCAAGATGAAGCACAAGACGCCGCTCGGCAGCCGAATCGCCGAGGTACACAACGGCTCATCGCTCTTCACCGGCGACGCTGGCCAGGGCGAGAGCAACATCCGCCGCTGGATCATCGAAAACGACTGGCTGGAAGCGATCATCGCCCTGCCACTCAACATGTTCTACAACACTGGCATCGCCACTTACGTTTGGGTGCTGACGAACCGCAAGCCGGAGCACCGCCGGGGCAAGGTGCAGCTCATCGACGCCACGCAGTGGTTTAAACCGCTTCGCAAGAACCTTGGGAAGAAGAACTGCGAGCTTTCGGGTGACGACATCCAGCG
Coding sequences within it:
- the truB gene encoding tRNA pseudouridine(55) synthase TruB is translated as MDRSGIIVIDKPAGCSSFRVVQTVKKALGVKRAGHTGTLDPFATGVLPVCVNEATKAIQFLSEDEKEYGGVLVLGTATDTFDVTGKIVAVSDVPDITFNELQQVVAEFTGVIKQVPPPFSAVKFKGRPLYHWARRGVFIEKEAREVTIKELTVEKAASPEVSFKVVCSKGTYVRSLVHDIGQRIGCGAYLKELRRLRSGPFTIEQAVAVEAVEDKYLLPVSDVLGYLPGVEVDEPQAREVQQGRELFLKKTEVASGCRKAGRPWVRILSRYGDLLAIYTWRDNSGDLKPVRVFKGL
- the rpsO gene encoding 30S ribosomal protein S15; amino-acid sequence: MIGIEQKKGIIERFKLHGTDTGSPEVQIALLSERIGYLTEHFKVHKKDHASRRGLLKLVGQRRRLLNYLRKINVERYRDVIAKLGIRK
- the pnp gene encoding polyribonucleotide nucleotidyltransferase, which produces MMKRFSTELSGRVLTIEAGKVAKQAGGAVTVSYGDTVVLVTAVGSDLAREGIDFLPLTVDYHEMLYAAGRIPGSFFRREIGRPSEKETLTSRLIDRPLRPLFPKGYRYETQIIATVLSVDQENEPDILALIGASAALEMSGIPFAGPIAGVRVGRINGQLVLNPTSAQLADSDINIVVAGSKDAIVMVEGGGQIVPEEVMMEAIFFAHEGLQPILQLQAELREAVGKPKRVVPEVVEDEALKARVMEIAGDDLLQAITIGAKMERGERLRAIEQRVVSALLPDHEGREGEIKKLFYALEKETVRAMIVKEKRRIDGRGFKDIRPISCEVGVLPRTHGSALFTRGETQIMAVTTLGTSEDEQRIESLNGTTFRRFMLHYNFPPFCVGEVRMMRGPGRRDIGHGALAERAITVVLPTQEEFPYTIRLVSDVLESNGSSSMATICGGSLSLMDAGVPIKTMVAGIAMGLIKEGEEIIVLTDILGDEDHLGDMDFKVAGTDQGITALQMDIKIKGLTREIMKTALEQAREARLFILGKMCEVIRQPREALSIYAPKIVTIHINQDKIRDIIGPGGKVIRQITGETGAKIEVEDDGSVRIISPNDEVLERALAWIKDIVREPEVGELYLGKVKKIMDFGAFVEILPGLDGLVHISQLDTQRVNKVTDILHEGDEVMVKVIEIDNQGKVKLSRKAALGQTAKPVV
- a CDS encoding pitrilysin family protein gives rise to the protein MYRKTILDNGIRVVTEHIPYVRSVSMGIWVTVGSRDEAKENNGISHFIEHMIFKGTAKRSALQIAKELDAVGGMSNAFTSRENTCFHARVLDTHVDVIIDLLSDIFLNSLFDPAETEKERQVILQEISMVEDTPDDYIHDLFSSLFWGDNPLGFSVLGTAQNVTQIDSQTIHKYLHKTYLPDKIVVAAAGNLEHDAFLEQVRRAFSIVPGRNGVPKRVTPAVTSRLAVHPKKCEQVNLILGTKSCSATDSRRYACMLLNIILGGSMSSRLFQEIRERRGLAYTIYSFISSYMDTGLSGIYAGVSRKNAVQTIELILREIRNIKKNSVDEAELASAKEHLKGGLLLAAESSDNRMTRLAKNEIHFGHFITYDDLITEIDAVTREDIAMLAQEYLSSETLTLTVLGPVSEKDIPEDILSL
- the dut gene encoding dUTP diphosphatase; translation: MDDTIRIKVRRVRPGKDADIPLPRYMTEHASGMDVHAAVDSEVSISPGEVCLVPTGLSVSIPPGFEFQVRPRSGLAVKHGIGIINAPGTIDADYRGEVCVALINFGKRPFVIKRGERIAQMVLGRVHRADLELVDELDPSARNTGGFGHTGR
- a CDS encoding ORF6N domain-containing protein — protein: MTTEEKAPVSIEVVQRQIIVIRGEKVMLDRDLAELYGVETKQLKRAVRRNIDRFPPDFMFELTKEEYDALRRQFGALKRGEHAKYLPIAFTEQGVAMLSSVLNSKRAIEVNILIMRAFVQLRQMISSHKDLLRKVEEIEKKYDEQFQVVFEAIKQLMIPTEKPKRRIGF
- a CDS encoding class I SAM-dependent DNA methyltransferase, giving the protein MSNNNLNWIANFIWGIADDVLRDVYVRGKYRDVILPMVVIRRLDAVLEPTKQAVLGMKKTLDDAGITNQDAALRQASGQAFYNASAFTLRDLRGRAKAQQLKADFEAYLDGFSPNVQEILDKFKFRNQIPTLVDADILGSLIEKFLDHSINLGPLPVLNTDGTERLSALDNHGMGTIFEELIRRFNEENNEEAGEHFTPRDVVRLMADLIFLPIADQIESGTYLVYDGACGTGGMLTVAEERLGELAGEHGKEVSIHLFGQEVNPETYAITKADLLLKGEGEEAENFRLGSTLSQDGFPAREFDFMLSNPPYGKSWKTDLERMGGKAEMRDPRYIIEHAGDPEFSLITRSSDGQLMFLVNKLAKMKHKTPLGSRIAEVHNGSSLFTGDAGQGESNIRRWIIENDWLEAIIALPLNMFYNTGIATYVWVLTNRKPEHRRGKVQLIDATQWFKPLRKNLGKKNCELSGDDIQRITRSFMAFEETEQSKIFPNAAFGYSKITVEWPLRLKVEFSAATIARFKKACAEANERPFADFGDHLSDTLGAGPHTDFNSFMILVEQEAERRGVKLTAKRQKLLQSALAEKDENAAPVIKKVHKPGKVKDDPLHGRYAVMLRGKPAVVEYEPDSDLRDTEQVPLLEEGGIEAFFRREVLPHVADAWIDEAATKVGYEISFTRYFYKPQPMRTLEEIKADILALENETEGLLGQILVETQGRR